From one Aquicella lusitana genomic stretch:
- a CDS encoding phospholipase D-like domain-containing protein yields MGRKPIINAIKNTRHTLSLVMYGFTDESLLDALIRQQKQGKTVKVILEEQPYKAENENNKTIRTFNQNEVAWQGHIPPFRLIHQKTLVIDGNKAIVMTFNFTRSAFKNDRNFALIIDDPQRVNEIAATFTSDWNHQPTANHADQLVWSPDNSRKQFLKIISGAKQSLKIYAQTISDYKIVGALAKAARKGVNVQILTSNRLRDKQADYLARAGVVVRRSNRYYIHAKVMIVDNQKAVLGSVNLTRASLDDNRELAVITKDSAVIQQLTATFDQDFRDTEKTHTQNHSGLSLNKAVVRQVIRFIHHSLKSL; encoded by the coding sequence ATGGGACGTAAGCCGATCATCAATGCGATTAAAAATACCCGCCATACCCTGAGTCTTGTGATGTATGGCTTCACCGACGAAAGCTTGCTGGATGCACTCATCAGACAGCAGAAACAAGGCAAAACCGTAAAAGTCATTCTCGAGGAACAACCTTATAAAGCTGAAAACGAAAATAATAAAACGATACGGACATTCAACCAGAATGAGGTTGCCTGGCAAGGCCACATTCCCCCTTTTCGTCTGATTCATCAAAAAACGCTAGTGATCGATGGCAATAAAGCGATTGTGATGACATTTAACTTTACACGCTCGGCCTTCAAGAATGACCGTAATTTCGCCTTAATCATTGACGATCCGCAGCGTGTAAATGAAATTGCGGCCACATTTACTTCTGATTGGAACCATCAACCCACAGCGAATCATGCTGATCAACTGGTGTGGAGTCCTGATAATAGTCGCAAGCAATTTCTAAAAATAATCAGTGGCGCCAAACAGTCGCTTAAAATCTATGCGCAAACCATCAGTGATTACAAAATCGTTGGTGCATTGGCCAAAGCAGCGCGCAAAGGTGTCAACGTTCAGATACTAACCTCCAATCGATTGCGTGACAAACAGGCTGATTATTTAGCGCGCGCTGGCGTGGTGGTGCGTCGCAGTAATCGCTATTATATTCATGCCAAGGTCATGATTGTTGACAATCAAAAAGCCGTGTTAGGCTCAGTCAATCTGACACGTGCATCATTGGATGATAACCGTGAACTGGCTGTTATTACCAAAGATAGCGCGGTGATTCAACAATTAACGGCTACCTTTGATCAGGATTTTCGCGATACGGAGAAAACACACACGCAAAATCACTCAGGGCTTTCGCTGAATAAAGCCGTGGTTCGGCAAGTCATTCGATTCATCCACCACTCCCTCAAATCTCTCTGA
- the dapE gene encoding succinyl-diaminopimelate desuccinylase, translating to MSDLIHLLKELIACPSVSPDDADCQKIIAERLARLGFECESMRFGDVDNLWARYGKHAPLVVFAGHTDVVPPGPIEDWTSLPFQPDIREGFLYGRGACDMKSAVAAMVIAAEKFVQQNPRFTGSLAFLITSDEEAAAIHGTRKVIEVLQARGEKIDYCIVGEPSSETHVGDQIRIGRRGSLHGHLTIHGKQGHVAHPHLAKNPIHLCLPALHEIAQTEWDKGNESFPFTTFQITNIHSGTGAANVIPGHLEVMFNFRFSTAVTVQELQQRTQDILHKHGLTFDLKWNVGGEPFLTQKGVLIAATQLAIQEVAGLDTRLSTGGGTSDGRFIAPTGAKVVELGVSHATAHQVNECVRVEDVKILVKIYERLLKILLR from the coding sequence ATGAGCGACCTAATTCATTTATTAAAAGAACTGATTGCCTGCCCTTCTGTCAGTCCTGACGATGCAGACTGTCAAAAGATCATCGCCGAACGGTTAGCACGCCTGGGATTTGAGTGTGAATCCATGCGCTTTGGCGACGTGGACAACCTTTGGGCACGTTATGGCAAGCATGCTCCACTAGTGGTATTCGCAGGTCACACTGATGTGGTTCCTCCTGGTCCAATAGAAGACTGGACTTCTCTACCCTTTCAACCTGACATACGCGAAGGCTTTTTATATGGCCGCGGTGCCTGCGATATGAAAAGTGCGGTGGCAGCAATGGTCATAGCCGCCGAAAAATTTGTGCAACAGAACCCTCGTTTTACCGGCTCGCTGGCTTTTCTCATCACCAGCGACGAAGAAGCAGCCGCCATTCATGGCACGCGGAAAGTCATCGAAGTACTACAAGCGCGTGGCGAGAAAATAGATTATTGCATTGTAGGTGAGCCCAGCAGTGAAACGCATGTCGGTGATCAGATTCGTATTGGCCGCCGTGGTTCCCTGCATGGCCATTTGACCATACATGGTAAGCAAGGCCACGTAGCGCATCCTCATCTTGCAAAAAATCCCATTCACCTGTGCCTTCCCGCGCTTCATGAAATCGCCCAGACTGAATGGGATAAAGGCAATGAAAGTTTTCCATTTACTACTTTTCAAATAACCAATATTCACAGCGGTACAGGCGCTGCCAATGTGATTCCAGGCCATCTGGAGGTAATGTTCAACTTCCGCTTTTCGACAGCAGTGACTGTTCAAGAATTACAGCAACGCACACAAGACATTCTGCATAAACATGGCCTTACCTTTGACCTCAAATGGAACGTTGGTGGTGAGCCTTTTCTGACACAAAAAGGGGTGTTGATTGCAGCGACACAGCTTGCCATCCAGGAAGTAGCAGGCCTCGATACCCGCCTCTCTACCGGCGGCGGCACATCCGATGGCCGTTTTATCGCGCCAACCGGCGCAAAAGTTGTCGAACTCGGCGTATCTCACGCCACTGCTCATCAAGTCAATGAATGTGTACGAGTGGAAGATGTCAAAATATTAGTGAAAATTTATGAGCGTTTATTGAAGATTCTGCTGCGATAA
- the dapD gene encoding 2,3,4,5-tetrahydropyridine-2,6-dicarboxylate N-succinyltransferase, translating to MEKLQSIINGAYEERTALTPQHVSAEIQNAIHEVINLLDAGKVRVAEKKGGEWHIHQWLKKAVLLYFRIHDNEVMQAGFTQFFDKVPLKFNQLHQEDFMSAGVRVVPPAVARKGAYIAPNTILMPSYVNIGAYIDSGTMIDTWATVGSCAQIGKHVHLSGGAGIGGVLEPLQASPTIIEDNCFIGARSEIVEGVIIEEGSVISMGVFIGQSTRIYHRETGEILYGRVPAGSVVVPGNLPSADGKYSLYCAVIVKQVDAKTRSKVTLNELLRNIE from the coding sequence ATGGAAAAATTGCAATCAATCATAAACGGCGCCTACGAAGAACGCACTGCGCTGACTCCCCAGCACGTTAGCGCCGAAATCCAAAATGCCATCCATGAAGTCATTAATCTGCTGGATGCGGGAAAAGTCCGCGTAGCTGAAAAAAAAGGCGGTGAATGGCATATTCATCAATGGCTTAAAAAAGCCGTCCTTCTCTATTTTCGCATTCACGACAATGAAGTGATGCAGGCAGGTTTCACTCAGTTTTTTGATAAAGTTCCATTAAAATTCAACCAATTACACCAAGAGGACTTTATGAGCGCGGGCGTTCGCGTCGTGCCGCCTGCCGTAGCCCGCAAAGGTGCTTATATCGCCCCCAATACCATTCTCATGCCTTCGTATGTCAATATTGGCGCCTATATCGACAGTGGAACCATGATTGATACCTGGGCAACTGTCGGTTCCTGTGCTCAGATTGGCAAGCATGTCCACCTTTCAGGCGGCGCGGGTATAGGCGGCGTATTGGAACCACTACAGGCGAGCCCCACCATTATTGAAGACAATTGCTTTATCGGCGCTCGTTCCGAAATCGTGGAAGGTGTCATCATTGAAGAAGGCTCTGTGATTTCTATGGGAGTTTTTATCGGTCAAAGCACCCGCATTTACCACCGTGAAACGGGTGAAATCCTATACGGACGCGTGCCCGCCGGTTCCGTTGTCGTCCCCGGTAATCTACCCAGCGCCGATGGCAAATATAGCCTTTATTGTGCGGTGATCGTCAAACAAGTAGATGCAAAAACGCGCAGTAAAGTCACGCTGAATGAATTGTTACGGAATATTGAATAA
- a CDS encoding glycosyltransferase family 2 protein, which translates to MKLGERFIKNELAQAQQIKKALQLQQRTGGLLGEILLTTTTIRSLDYYKALAEHHGMAFVDLLASKPDITLLTDKDKDLYLSKLTLPIKKENAGFTVATANPSWEMIAFIKQHWGEETDIVCTAKSDILFTLQTRFHDDYLHDSINHLVDNNAAFSAKKTFCTWQIIFMAFIFGMSTYLLIFHPHWFFILLNALLTLSVSIILFYKITLSVIALLINRKYKKINLHELPKKNLPIYTILVPLYKENEITLNNLFINLKKIHYPKHKLDIKILLEEDDTPTIAILKKLNLPSYYEFIYVPPGLPRTKAKACNYGLRFARGEYLTLYDAEDKPDPYQLKIALHTFLNAKSANLGCVQGRLNFYNSNENWLTRMFTIEYTYWFNLLLPALEYLDTPIPLGGTSNHFKTAILRKIDAWDPYNVAEDADIGIRLERLGYTTKVIPSTTYEEANCRLINWIKQRTRWIKGYMQTYIVHMRNPFKLWQATGTRGFIGFQLFVGGTVLSNLCYLVLWLIFLISLLLTPEQNQYFFPQSLIKISCFNFLAGSVGIVILNFLGVLQRRQYSLLLASLTSPFYWLLISLASYRALYQLFFYPSYWDKTEHGISQVLKYGERRSNK; encoded by the coding sequence ATGAAATTGGGCGAACGATTTATTAAAAACGAGCTAGCGCAAGCTCAGCAGATTAAAAAAGCATTGCAACTGCAGCAACGGACGGGTGGCCTTTTAGGCGAAATTTTATTAACCACGACTACTATCCGCTCACTCGACTATTATAAAGCATTGGCAGAACATCATGGCATGGCATTTGTTGATCTACTGGCAAGCAAGCCGGATATCACGCTACTGACGGATAAAGATAAGGATCTTTATTTATCCAAATTAACCTTGCCTATCAAAAAAGAAAATGCCGGTTTTACCGTGGCAACAGCCAATCCTTCCTGGGAAATGATTGCGTTTATTAAACAACATTGGGGTGAAGAGACAGATATCGTATGCACAGCAAAATCTGATATTCTCTTCACGCTGCAAACAAGATTCCATGATGATTATTTGCATGACTCCATCAATCACCTGGTTGATAACAATGCTGCCTTCAGCGCAAAAAAAACATTTTGTACCTGGCAGATTATTTTCATGGCCTTCATTTTTGGCATGAGCACCTATTTATTAATATTTCACCCTCACTGGTTTTTTATTCTTCTAAACGCCTTATTGACCCTATCCGTGTCAATTATTCTTTTCTATAAGATCACGCTTTCCGTTATCGCTCTTTTGATTAATCGCAAGTATAAAAAAATCAACCTGCACGAACTTCCTAAAAAAAACCTGCCCATTTATACTATTCTTGTTCCACTTTATAAAGAAAATGAAATAACGCTCAACAATCTTTTTATCAATCTAAAAAAAATTCACTACCCAAAGCATAAACTGGATATCAAGATTCTGCTGGAAGAAGATGATACACCCACTATTGCCATTTTGAAGAAACTGAATTTACCCAGCTATTATGAATTTATTTATGTACCGCCCGGTCTACCGCGAACAAAAGCAAAAGCCTGTAACTATGGTCTCAGGTTTGCGAGAGGAGAATATCTCACTTTGTATGACGCGGAAGACAAACCTGATCCTTATCAGCTAAAGATAGCGCTTCATACTTTTTTAAATGCTAAAAGCGCCAACCTTGGGTGCGTACAAGGCAGGCTGAATTTTTACAATAGCAATGAAAATTGGCTCACGCGCATGTTCACTATCGAATATACCTACTGGTTTAATTTATTGTTGCCAGCCCTCGAATATTTAGACACGCCCATCCCCTTAGGCGGCACCAGCAATCATTTTAAAACCGCCATCTTGAGAAAAATTGACGCCTGGGATCCTTATAATGTTGCTGAAGATGCTGATATTGGTATACGTTTGGAACGATTGGGATATACCACCAAAGTTATCCCGTCAACGACATATGAAGAAGCCAATTGCCGCCTGATAAACTGGATAAAACAGCGGACCCGATGGATCAAAGGGTATATGCAAACCTATATCGTGCACATGCGTAACCCTTTCAAGTTATGGCAGGCAACGGGAACACGTGGTTTTATTGGATTTCAGCTATTTGTAGGCGGAACAGTATTAAGCAATTTATGCTATCTTGTTTTATGGCTAATCTTTTTGATTTCTCTTTTATTAACACCCGAGCAAAACCAATATTTTTTTCCTCAAAGCCTTATAAAAATTTCCTGCTTTAATTTCTTGGCCGGCTCAGTCGGCATTGTCATATTAAATTTTCTTGGCGTTTTACAACGGCGTCAATATTCACTCCTTCTGGCATCCCTCACTTCTCCTTTTTACTGGTTATTGATTTCTCTCGCGAGTTATCGGGCGCTTTATCAATTGTTCTTTTATCCCAGCTATTGGGACAAAACGGAACATGGCATCAGTCAAGTATTGAAATATGGTGAGCGCCGGTCAAATAAGTAA
- a CDS encoding YbaB/EbfC family nucleoid-associated protein, with protein MNKSSNDKIGLNEIMKRAQEMQKKLQDIQKQVAEMEVTGQSGGGVVKIVMTGQHYAKKVTLDPNLLKEEKSIIEDLIAAAINDATDKIERNLRDKMGGLAGIKLPEGLGDLPK; from the coding sequence ATGAACAAATCATCCAATGACAAAATTGGTCTCAATGAGATCATGAAACGTGCCCAGGAAATGCAGAAGAAACTTCAGGATATTCAAAAACAGGTTGCTGAAATGGAAGTCACCGGCCAATCTGGTGGCGGCGTCGTCAAAATCGTCATGACCGGTCAGCACTATGCTAAAAAAGTCACCCTGGATCCCAATTTATTGAAAGAAGAAAAATCCATCATTGAAGATTTAATCGCAGCGGCGATTAATGACGCGACAGATAAGATTGAGCGAAATTTGCGTGACAAGATGGGTGGACTGGCAGGCATTAAGCTGCCCGAAGGGTTGGGTGATTTGCCTAAATAA
- the recR gene encoding recombination mediator RecR, giving the protein MRFSPLLDQLIEAFRCLPGVGPKTAQRMALQLLTRGRENGKRLAKSLTEAMEQIRHCQSCRIFSETELCEICASTHRDATSLCIVENPIDVSAIEQTSSYRGKYFVLLGHLSPLDGIGPEEIGIAQLRTHFERGDIREVILATNPTVEGEATAHYISELAKQYRIKVTRIAHGVPIGSELEYIDSSTLAHALAGRDVI; this is encoded by the coding sequence ATGCGCTTTAGTCCGCTACTTGATCAGTTAATTGAAGCATTTCGCTGCCTTCCTGGCGTCGGCCCCAAAACTGCGCAGCGCATGGCCCTGCAACTGTTGACCCGCGGACGCGAAAATGGCAAACGACTGGCAAAAAGCCTGACTGAAGCCATGGAACAAATACGTCATTGCCAATCCTGTCGTATTTTCAGCGAGACAGAACTCTGTGAAATTTGCGCCTCCACGCATCGTGATGCTACATCGCTCTGTATTGTCGAAAACCCTATTGATGTCAGTGCGATTGAACAAACCAGCAGTTACAGAGGAAAATATTTTGTGCTGCTTGGTCATTTATCACCGTTGGATGGGATTGGACCTGAGGAAATCGGGATTGCCCAGTTAAGAACACATTTTGAGCGTGGCGATATCCGCGAAGTCATTCTCGCCACTAACCCAACAGTGGAAGGAGAAGCAACTGCGCATTATATTTCCGAACTGGCCAAACAATACCGTATCAAGGTCACACGCATCGCGCATGGCGTACCTATTGGCAGTGAACTGGAATACATAGACAGCAGCACGCTCGCGCATGCGTTAGCTGGTAGAGACGTGATTTAA
- the dnaX gene encoding DNA polymerase III subunit gamma/tau: MSYQVLARKWRPKTFQDMVGQTPILRMLSNALEQKRIHHAYLFTGTRGVGKTTLGRILAKCLNCETGVTAQPCGTCHACRAIDAGQFLDLYEVDAASRTKVEDTRELLDNVLYPPTQGRYKIYLIDEVHMLSNHSFNALLKTLEEPPEHVKFLLATTDPKRLPITILSRCLQFHLKQITPQQIAKHLQHICEKETITHELPALDKLAKAADGSMRDALSLLDQAIAYGQGSVTSLDVNTMLGSMAYDDLLPLLDALAARNGKQVFDVIQHLAERAPDFQQMLEELTRIFHQIALVQIVPEAIATEEAIMQLAGRFTPEDIQLYYQIALLGKRDLPLAPTPQQGFEMTLLRMLAFKPVLSGDRQTEPAPGATAVISAVQPKTAPAPALEKKTEPAPTLNSLPAWRDMVPKLELAGMALALASNCVLESMTGNKIELLLSENHKPMLNLKLKERIAEALSRLLKQEIQLEIKVTSAPLVTPHKQQQQEQSEQLASAKEALLQDPKVKQLIEMYDATVEVSLVS; encoded by the coding sequence ATGAGCTATCAAGTACTTGCCCGCAAATGGCGCCCCAAAACGTTTCAAGACATGGTAGGACAAACGCCTATCTTGCGCATGTTATCCAATGCACTTGAGCAGAAACGCATCCATCATGCTTATTTGTTCACTGGCACCCGCGGTGTCGGCAAAACCACCCTGGGCCGTATTCTTGCCAAATGCCTGAATTGCGAAACCGGCGTGACAGCTCAGCCTTGCGGCACCTGCCATGCATGCCGCGCCATTGACGCGGGCCAGTTTCTGGATTTATACGAAGTAGACGCCGCTTCTCGTACTAAAGTAGAAGATACACGTGAACTGCTCGACAATGTGCTCTACCCGCCAACCCAGGGCCGGTATAAAATTTATCTGATCGATGAAGTCCATATGCTCTCCAACCACAGCTTTAATGCCCTGCTTAAAACACTGGAAGAGCCCCCGGAACACGTTAAATTCCTGTTGGCGACGACTGATCCCAAACGCCTGCCCATTACGATCCTCTCGCGCTGTTTGCAATTTCACCTAAAACAGATTACGCCGCAGCAGATCGCCAAACATTTGCAGCACATCTGCGAAAAGGAAACCATTACCCATGAGCTACCTGCGCTGGATAAACTGGCCAAAGCAGCAGATGGCAGTATGCGTGATGCCCTGAGTCTGCTTGACCAGGCAATCGCTTACGGGCAGGGCAGCGTCACCAGCCTGGATGTCAACACGATGCTGGGCAGCATGGCTTATGATGATCTGCTGCCACTCCTCGATGCGCTTGCTGCGCGGAATGGGAAGCAAGTTTTTGACGTGATACAGCATCTGGCTGAACGTGCGCCCGATTTTCAGCAAATGCTGGAAGAACTCACCCGTATTTTTCATCAAATAGCCTTGGTACAAATTGTGCCTGAAGCCATCGCGACAGAAGAGGCGATTATGCAGCTCGCCGGGCGTTTCACCCCGGAAGACATACAACTTTATTATCAAATCGCCCTATTGGGTAAACGTGATTTGCCACTCGCACCGACGCCCCAGCAGGGATTTGAAATGACGCTGCTTCGCATGCTGGCCTTCAAACCTGTCTTGAGCGGTGACCGTCAGACCGAGCCTGCGCCCGGCGCAACAGCGGTGATATCTGCCGTCCAACCAAAGACAGCTCCAGCCCCTGCTCTTGAAAAAAAAACTGAACCCGCCCCCACCCTGAACTCACTGCCGGCGTGGCGCGACATGGTTCCCAAGCTGGAGCTCGCTGGCATGGCCCTTGCTCTCGCTTCCAATTGCGTACTGGAAAGCATGACGGGTAACAAGATAGAACTGCTCCTATCGGAAAATCATAAGCCCATGCTGAATCTCAAGCTCAAAGAGCGCATCGCAGAGGCCTTGAGCAGACTGCTTAAGCAGGAAATTCAATTGGAGATTAAAGTCACATCCGCCCCGCTTGTGACACCGCACAAACAGCAGCAGCAGGAACAATCCGAGCAGCTCGCAAGTGCTAAAGAGGCGTTACTGCAGGATCCAAAAGTGAAACAATTAATTGAAATGTATGATGCGACGGTAGAAGTATCACTCGTCTCATGA